In Candidatus Binataceae bacterium, one DNA window encodes the following:
- the pyrH gene encoding UMP kinase → MADVDGAPNGKPRFSRILLKLSGEAFSPKDGSGIDLDVLARIASEIRDVADLGVQMALVIGAGNFIRGSAYEARGMDRSTADQMGMLAIVINSLAMQNALEQVGVPTRVLSAIEIQAVCEPYIRRRALRHMEKGRVVICAAGTGNPYFTTDTAASLRAMELGAEVILKASHHVDGVYDRDPMQDSNAVRFDRLTYLDVLKRNLKVMDSTAIAMCMDNKMPIVVFNLLKPGNIRKAVMGETIGTWVESGPQP, encoded by the coding sequence TTCTCGCCCAAAGACGGCAGCGGTATCGATCTCGACGTGCTCGCACGTATCGCCAGCGAAATCCGCGATGTCGCTGACCTCGGGGTGCAGATGGCGCTGGTTATCGGCGCCGGCAATTTCATCCGCGGCAGCGCGTACGAGGCGCGCGGCATGGATCGCTCGACCGCAGATCAAATGGGAATGCTCGCGATCGTGATCAACTCGCTCGCGATGCAAAACGCGCTCGAACAGGTCGGCGTGCCGACGCGAGTGCTTTCGGCCATTGAAATCCAGGCCGTCTGCGAGCCCTACATTCGTCGCCGCGCGTTGCGCCACATGGAAAAGGGACGTGTCGTGATTTGCGCGGCCGGCACCGGCAATCCGTATTTCACGACCGATACCGCGGCGAGCCTGCGCGCGATGGAACTGGGCGCCGAAGTGATCCTCAAGGCGAGCCATCATGTCGACGGCGTTTACGATCGCGATCCGATGCAGGATTCGAACGCTGTCAGGTTCGATCGCCTTACCTATCTCGACGTGCTCAAACGAAATCTCAAAGTAATGGACTCGACTGCGATCGCGATGTGCATGGACAACAAGATGCCGATCGTCGTTTTCAATTTGCTCAAACCGGGTAATATAAGAAAGGCCGTGATGGGCGAGACGATCGGAACCTGGGTGGAGAGCGGCCCACAGCCATGA
- the frr gene encoding ribosome recycling factor gives MTGEIIEDAKREMDKTLEAFRHELTRVRTGRASTALIENLHVDYYGAKTPLRSLAGLAAPEPRLLVITPYDKAAMHDIEKAIQTSDLGLTPMNDGKLIRIPIPELTEERRKDLVKKIRKDAEEFRVGIRNHRRDANDLLKEMNKEKQVTDDELRTAEAKVQQLTTEFIERLDKVLAAKEAEIMEV, from the coding sequence ATGACCGGAGAAATAATCGAAGACGCAAAGAGAGAGATGGACAAGACGCTCGAGGCGTTCCGCCATGAGCTCACGCGAGTGCGCACCGGACGCGCCTCGACCGCGCTCATCGAGAACCTTCACGTCGATTACTACGGCGCCAAGACGCCCCTGCGCTCGCTGGCTGGACTGGCAGCGCCCGAGCCGCGCCTGCTCGTGATCACGCCTTACGACAAGGCGGCGATGCACGATATCGAAAAGGCGATCCAGACCTCCGACCTCGGGCTCACGCCGATGAACGATGGCAAGCTGATCCGCATCCCGATCCCCGAGTTGACCGAGGAGCGGCGCAAGGATCTGGTCAAGAAGATTCGCAAAGACGCCGAGGAATTCCGCGTCGGTATCCGCAACCATCGCCGCGACGCCAACGATCTGCTCAAGGAAATGAACAAGGAAAAGCAGGTCACCGACGATGAGCTGCGCACGGCCGAAGCCAAGGTGCAGCAGTTGACCACTGAGTTTATCGAACGGCTCGACAAGGTGCTCGCGGCCAAAGAGGCCGAAATCATGGAGGTCTGA
- a CDS encoding isoprenyl transferase → MAISLPLEEFPNLSLEPSRLPRHVAIVMDGNGRWARRRGLSRHEGHRRGKDSVRAVVEAARELGIPYLTLFAFTTENWHRPSTEVSFLMSLLHRYLLTETKRLMKRDIRVVAVGDTNRLPPRVRDALNLTIETTRENRSMTLAIALSYGGRQDIVAAAQRLAKAAAAGEIDPAKIDEQMFAASLDTADIPDPDLWIRTSGEIRISNCFLFQLAYTELYFTDTLWPDFRERELLAALAAYQLRERRYGTIAGTPDQRLRAQN, encoded by the coding sequence GTGGCAATTTCACTACCCTTAGAGGAATTTCCCAACCTGTCGCTTGAGCCGTCGCGTTTGCCACGTCACGTGGCGATCGTGATGGACGGCAACGGCAGATGGGCCAGACGGCGTGGACTCTCGCGTCACGAGGGCCATCGCCGCGGCAAGGATTCGGTGCGCGCCGTCGTCGAAGCGGCACGTGAGCTCGGCATCCCGTATCTCACCTTGTTCGCGTTCACGACGGAGAACTGGCATCGGCCGAGCACCGAAGTCAGCTTCTTGATGAGCCTCCTGCATCGCTACTTGCTCACTGAGACCAAGCGCCTGATGAAGCGCGATATCCGCGTCGTGGCCGTGGGCGATACCAACCGCCTGCCGCCGCGCGTGCGCGATGCGCTCAACCTCACGATCGAAACGACGCGCGAGAACCGTTCGATGACGCTCGCGATCGCGCTTTCGTATGGCGGCCGGCAGGATATCGTCGCGGCGGCGCAGCGCCTTGCGAAGGCTGCGGCTGCGGGCGAGATCGATCCGGCGAAAATCGACGAGCAGATGTTCGCCGCGTCGCTCGACACCGCTGATATTCCCGACCCTGATCTCTGGATTCGCACTTCCGGCGAGATTCGTATCTCGAACTGCTTTCTCTTTCAGCTCGCGTACACGGAACTCTACTTCACCGACACGCTGTGGCCGGATTTTCGCGAGCGCGAGCTGCTTGCCGCTCTTGCCGCCTACCAGCTTCGCGAGCGCCGCTACGGCACTATCGCGGGCACGCCTGACCAGCGCCTGCGTGCTCAAAACTAG